A section of the Clostridium omnivorum genome encodes:
- a CDS encoding CitMHS family transporter, with translation MTFLAALGYLLVIVFMVLIMTKKMSPFTSLIIVPLAFAFIGGFGANIPKFIQAGLKGVATTSFMLFFAILFFGIMLTVGLFDPLVDKVVKLVKGDPLKILIGTAILAAVVSLDGDGATTDIIVCAALVPIYNRLKINKMYLAALVVMMNTILNLIPWGGPTARVAAVTNIDGSVLLKPFLPGMILSIIWILVVAYWLGKKERKRLGITEMNEAVNEMAASLSAEEKALRRPKLIWVNFIITVLVLIALLSQKVPANVAFEIGTALALVINFRSLKDQREAISLQADSIIHTVGMILAAGVFMGVLTESKMAEAMGNHIVGLIPASMGGHFLGLTSIISIPGTFFLSNDAYYFGVLPVLLKAGAAYGYTPLQVGLAALTGQAVHLLSPLVASIYLLLNLTDQDLGEWQKFCFPFMMVVFIIYMVTLAITGALPL, from the coding sequence ATGACATTTTTAGCAGCATTAGGTTATTTACTAGTAATCGTTTTCATGGTATTGATTATGACCAAGAAAATGAGCCCATTTACATCACTAATCATTGTACCTCTAGCATTTGCCTTCATAGGTGGATTTGGTGCAAACATTCCTAAATTTATTCAAGCTGGTCTAAAGGGTGTAGCAACAACATCATTCATGTTATTCTTCGCTATACTATTCTTTGGTATCATGTTAACAGTAGGATTGTTCGATCCGCTTGTTGATAAGGTAGTAAAGTTAGTAAAGGGTGATCCACTTAAGATACTTATTGGTACAGCAATTTTAGCTGCAGTAGTTTCTCTAGATGGAGACGGAGCAACAACAGACATAATCGTTTGTGCAGCTTTAGTTCCAATCTATAACAGACTTAAGATAAACAAAATGTATTTAGCAGCATTAGTAGTAATGATGAATACTATACTTAATCTTATTCCTTGGGGTGGACCAACAGCCCGTGTTGCAGCAGTAACAAATATTGATGGTAGCGTACTTTTAAAGCCTTTCCTTCCAGGAATGATACTTTCTATAATTTGGATTTTAGTAGTTGCTTATTGGTTAGGTAAAAAAGAACGTAAACGTCTTGGTATTACTGAAATGAATGAAGCAGTAAATGAAATGGCTGCATCATTATCAGCAGAAGAAAAAGCTCTAAGAAGACCAAAGCTTATATGGGTAAACTTTATAATAACTGTTTTAGTTCTTATAGCATTACTTTCACAAAAGGTTCCAGCTAATGTAGCCTTTGAAATAGGAACAGCTTTAGCTTTAGTTATAAACTTTAGATCACTAAAAGATCAAAGAGAAGCAATATCACTTCAAGCTGACAGCATAATTCATACTGTAGGTATGATACTAGCAGCTGGTGTATTCATGGGAGTTTTAACAGAGTCCAAGATGGCAGAAGCTATGGGAAATCACATAGTAGGATTAATTCCAGCATCCATGGGAGGACACTTCCTAGGACTTACAAGTATAATAAGTATACCTGGTACATTCTTCTTATCAAATGATGCTTACTACTTTGGTGTTCTTCCTGTACTTTTAAAAGCTGGTGCAGCATATGGATATACTCCTTTACAAGTAGGTTTAGCAGCATTAACAGGACAAGCAGTACACTTACTAAGCCCACTAGTTGCATCAATATACCTATTATTAAACTTAACAGATCAAGACCTAGGCGAATGGCAAAAGTTCTGTTTCCCATTCATGATGGTTGTATTTATAATCTATATGGTAACACTAGCTATAACAGGTGCCCTACCTTTATAA
- a CDS encoding serine hydrolase domain-containing protein: MDANIIKSKILEKKPDFSGVISLSINGENIVKEAIGEANISEHIANREDTRFPTASGCKIFTAAAILKLVEMGKLSLDAFVSECLPNYFPYMDERVTVRHLLTHTSGFCDYFDEEENDEDVSYDNVWSKIPMYTMKAPDDFLILLQNKQMEFEPGFRFKYNNGGFVILSMIVERISGMDFPLFIQKYIFDVSGMSDSGYFFMDSLPGNTAVGYTDNGKGGLKANIYSVPIIGGGDGGAYTTAKDMYLFWNVLLDGQILSYEIVQAMCTPQVSTGDKGVSYGYGVWLNTCNENVIKIHVMGGDPGVSFRSVYYPKSKAVCTVLCNRDAGSYMAIKVIEDMMPSSK; this comes from the coding sequence ATGGATGCTAATATTATAAAATCAAAAATATTAGAAAAGAAACCTGACTTTTCTGGGGTCATATCCCTTTCAATCAATGGCGAAAACATTGTGAAGGAAGCTATTGGAGAAGCTAATATAAGTGAACATATTGCAAATCGGGAAGATACAAGATTTCCTACAGCTTCTGGCTGTAAGATTTTTACCGCTGCTGCAATATTAAAATTAGTTGAGATGGGGAAATTATCCTTAGATGCATTTGTTTCAGAATGCCTTCCAAATTATTTTCCCTATATGGATGAAAGAGTGACAGTTCGGCATCTGCTTACCCATACATCCGGTTTTTGTGACTATTTTGATGAGGAAGAAAATGATGAAGATGTTAGTTATGATAATGTATGGAGTAAGATTCCTATGTATACTATGAAAGCACCTGATGATTTTTTAATACTACTCCAAAATAAACAAATGGAATTTGAGCCTGGGTTTCGTTTTAAGTACAATAATGGAGGGTTTGTAATACTCTCTATGATTGTAGAAAGGATTTCAGGAATGGATTTTCCTCTTTTTATTCAGAAGTATATTTTTGATGTAAGCGGCATGAGCGATAGTGGCTATTTTTTCATGGACAGTCTACCGGGTAACACAGCAGTAGGTTATACAGACAATGGAAAGGGTGGTTTAAAAGCCAATATCTATTCTGTGCCAATCATTGGCGGTGGTGATGGAGGGGCTTATACCACAGCTAAAGATATGTATTTATTTTGGAATGTTCTATTAGATGGCCAAATTCTTTCTTATGAAATTGTACAAGCTATGTGTACCCCTCAAGTAAGCACTGGAGATAAGGGTGTTTCGTACGGGTATGGTGTATGGCTTAATACATGTAATGAAAATGTTATTAAAATTCATGTTATGGGTGGTGATCCTGGAGTATCCTTCAGAAGTGTATATTATCCTAAAAGCAAAGCTGTATGTACAGTTTTATGTAATCGTGATGCTGGCAGCTATATGGCGATTAAGGTGATTGAAGATATGATGCCCAGCTCAAAGTAA
- a CDS encoding TetR/AcrR family transcriptional regulator — protein sequence MGTKAYHHGDLKQELIHNGLLLLNNEGIEDFSLRKVARMCGVSHNAPYKHFKDKDELISEIIQEVSKEFYVALLEVTELYPNDPKLQIVEMGKAYVRFMVENPEYLKFLFLSDNAYTVKIEDDKLPDDKVGPFGVFKDSAERFFKEIKLDKKIYMQKTLTLWSMVHGIAILIAKRSIEYEGDYLVLVESMIRANI from the coding sequence ATGGGCACAAAAGCATATCATCATGGTGATTTAAAGCAAGAGCTTATACATAATGGGTTACTTTTGTTAAATAATGAAGGTATTGAGGATTTCTCTTTAAGAAAGGTTGCAAGGATGTGTGGTGTGAGTCATAATGCACCTTATAAGCATTTTAAAGATAAGGATGAACTTATTAGTGAAATAATTCAAGAAGTTAGTAAGGAATTTTACGTGGCATTACTAGAGGTAACGGAGTTATATCCTAATGACCCTAAATTGCAAATTGTTGAGATGGGAAAAGCATATGTAAGGTTTATGGTGGAAAATCCAGAATACTTAAAGTTTTTGTTCCTGTCGGATAATGCATATACTGTAAAAATAGAAGATGATAAATTACCAGATGATAAAGTTGGTCCATTTGGCGTTTTTAAAGATAGTGCAGAAAGATTTTTCAAGGAAATAAAATTGGATAAAAAGATATACATGCAAAAAACATTAACGTTATGGAGCATGGTTCATGGAATAGCAATATTAATTGCTAAAAGGAGCATAGAATATGAAGGAGATTATCTAGTTTTAGTAGAAAGCATGATTAGGGCTAACATTTAA
- a CDS encoding NAD(P)H-dependent oxidoreductase, producing MKIVVLNGSPKGDISVTMQYVNYIQKKFAEHEFEIINISQRINQIENDNEIFEEIINEIRSSDGVIWAFPVYVFAVHSSYQRFIELIFERKVQDAFKGKYASIITTSIHFYDHTALNHINSICDDLDMNYTGYFSLHMYDLQKEDIRKNLQIFAQNYFDAIRNNSFTFKNYDKVKYTPIEYTPSITYDKLDTSNKKIVVIADSLENANLNKMVNKFTSSFLKDIELINLQDVDIKGSCLGCMKCGYNYECAYTGKDEYIDLYNNKIKTADIIVFAGAIKYRYLSSEWKRFFDRGFFNTHTPTLLGKQVGFIISGPLKQISNLRQISESYLEWQQANLVGFVTDEHSSNEDIDKELYALTCNLIKLSNINYRKPSTFLGVAGMKIFRDEIWGELRFPFLADHKAYKALNVYDFPQKKYKTRIINSILILMTKIPTIRKAIYSSKMKYNMIESLKKIVEDPTT from the coding sequence ATGAAAATAGTAGTTTTAAATGGAAGTCCAAAGGGTGACATCAGCGTTACTATGCAATATGTTAACTATATTCAAAAAAAGTTTGCGGAGCACGAATTTGAAATAATTAATATTTCTCAAAGAATAAATCAAATAGAAAATGATAATGAAATCTTTGAAGAAATAATTAACGAAATTAGATCTAGTGACGGAGTTATTTGGGCATTTCCCGTTTATGTTTTTGCAGTTCATTCAAGTTATCAAAGATTTATTGAATTGATTTTTGAAAGAAAAGTTCAAGATGCTTTTAAAGGAAAATATGCTTCGATTATTACTACATCTATTCACTTTTATGATCACACTGCATTAAATCACATAAATTCTATATGTGATGATTTAGATATGAACTATACTGGTTACTTTTCGCTGCATATGTACGATTTACAAAAAGAAGATATCAGAAAAAACTTGCAGATTTTTGCACAAAACTATTTTGATGCAATTAGAAATAACTCCTTTACTTTTAAAAATTACGATAAAGTTAAATATACTCCAATTGAATATACTCCTTCAATTACTTATGATAAGCTGGACACTTCAAATAAAAAAATAGTTGTAATAGCGGATTCCTTAGAAAACGCTAATCTAAATAAAATGGTAAATAAATTTACAAGCTCCTTTTTAAAAGATATAGAGTTAATTAATCTCCAAGATGTAGATATAAAAGGCAGCTGCTTAGGCTGCATGAAATGTGGATATAACTATGAGTGTGCTTATACTGGTAAAGATGAATATATTGACCTTTATAATAACAAAATAAAAACTGCGGATATAATAGTTTTTGCTGGAGCCATTAAATACAGATATTTATCTTCTGAATGGAAGAGATTCTTTGATAGAGGGTTTTTCAATACACATACCCCAACTCTTTTAGGTAAGCAAGTAGGCTTTATTATCTCTGGTCCTTTGAAGCAAATATCAAATTTAAGACAGATATCAGAATCTTACCTTGAATGGCAACAAGCTAACTTAGTTGGATTTGTCACTGATGAGCACAGTTCAAATGAAGATATTGATAAAGAATTATACGCATTAACATGCAACCTTATTAAGTTATCAAATATTAATTACCGTAAGCCTTCAACTTTTCTTGGTGTGGCAGGTATGAAAATATTTAGAGATGAAATATGGGGAGAATTAAGATTTCCATTTTTAGCTGATCATAAGGCTTATAAAGCACTTAATGTATATGATTTTCCACAAAAAAAATATAAAACTAGAATAATAAATTCAATATTAATACTGATGACTAAAATTCCAACCATAAGAAAAGCCATTTATTCAAGTAAAATGAAATATAACATGATTGAATCCTTAAAGAAAATTGTTGAAGATCCAACTACTTAA
- a CDS encoding sodium-translocating pyrophosphatase translates to MFSLTNATTFEIVAIWCVLLIAFLGLGYALLLRKQIMKHDKGTAKMQEVWGAIKLGADAYLKRQLRTIVPLIVVLTFVLFLSVYVVPPSEEAMRRFAGKSEGDVKVIIGVGRAIAFVMGACFSLMVGQFGMRMAVEGNVRVASASTRSFGEALKIAYRTGTITGMLTDGLGLLGGTLIFMVFGIAAPDALLGFGFGGTLLALFMRVGGGIYTKAADVGADLVGKVEAGIPEDDERNAAVIADLVGDNVGDCAGMAADIFESYEVTIVSGLILGLALMNMNHGELKWIVFPLLVRGIGVLSSMVGTYLVRGSKDLKNNNAMNSINKGFYVSAAISLVSFALLAHFYMNEWRAFLSVGVGIILAIVLDEITKHFTDTHYRPVKDIAAASKTGSATLILRGIAEGYESAVWQTIVIAVTIFTSILIYNGMGVNYVLYGVAMTGIGMLTLTGNNVAMDSFGPISDNANGIGELAGLDENARKVMDHLDATGNTTKAITKGVAIGSAVIAAVSLFGSFLTDVTKIQAQMKIDEVLRLASTGIRVSEPKVFIGVLIGACIPWLFSSLIINAVTRAASKIVEEVRRQFKIPGLMERKVKPDYQKAVDICTVAAQRELIGLALVGILTPLVVGILLGVESLGGFLAGVIVSGQLLAVFMSNAGGSWDNAKKTIEDGLYGGKGSEAHKAAVVGDTVGDPLKDTAGPALNPMIKVMNLVSLLAAPVLVQYKATDFGMITTLIICSVVVVVSVLYSKHGGFTFLKGASNTKSKSADM, encoded by the coding sequence ATGTTTAGTCTTACAAATGCCACTACCTTTGAGATTGTCGCCATATGGTGCGTTCTCCTGATTGCTTTTTTAGGATTAGGTTATGCCCTACTTCTAAGAAAACAAATCATGAAACATGATAAAGGTACTGCAAAAATGCAGGAAGTGTGGGGCGCTATTAAGCTTGGAGCCGATGCTTATCTAAAGAGACAATTGAGAACAATAGTGCCGCTTATTGTTGTACTTACTTTTGTTTTATTCTTGTCTGTTTATGTAGTTCCACCGTCAGAAGAAGCAATGAGACGTTTTGCAGGAAAATCTGAGGGTGATGTAAAAGTTATTATAGGTGTTGGAAGAGCTATAGCCTTCGTTATGGGTGCTTGCTTCTCATTAATGGTTGGTCAGTTTGGAATGAGAATGGCTGTTGAGGGAAATGTACGTGTTGCTTCAGCATCTACTAGAAGCTTTGGAGAGGCACTTAAGATTGCTTATAGGACAGGAACTATTACTGGAATGCTTACTGATGGTCTAGGACTCCTTGGAGGAACCCTTATTTTTATGGTGTTTGGTATAGCAGCTCCAGATGCTCTGCTTGGCTTTGGCTTTGGTGGCACATTGCTTGCTCTTTTCATGAGAGTAGGTGGAGGTATCTATACAAAAGCTGCTGATGTAGGTGCAGACCTGGTTGGAAAAGTTGAGGCTGGTATTCCCGAGGATGATGAGAGAAACGCAGCTGTTATTGCAGACCTTGTAGGGGACAACGTTGGAGACTGTGCTGGTATGGCAGCTGACATATTTGAATCCTATGAAGTTACAATAGTATCAGGACTTATATTAGGTTTAGCTCTTATGAATATGAATCATGGTGAGCTAAAGTGGATTGTATTCCCGCTGCTTGTTAGAGGAATAGGAGTACTTTCTTCTATGGTAGGAACATATCTTGTTAGAGGCTCAAAAGATTTAAAGAACAATAATGCTATGAATTCAATTAATAAAGGTTTTTATGTTTCGGCAGCTATTAGCCTTGTATCATTTGCACTGCTGGCACATTTTTATATGAACGAGTGGAGAGCCTTTTTATCAGTTGGCGTTGGTATAATACTAGCAATAGTGTTGGATGAAATAACAAAGCATTTTACAGATACTCACTATAGGCCGGTAAAAGATATAGCAGCTGCATCAAAAACAGGTTCTGCAACACTGATTTTAAGAGGTATTGCAGAAGGCTATGAAAGTGCTGTATGGCAGACTATAGTTATTGCTGTTACTATTTTTACCTCTATTCTTATATATAATGGAATGGGAGTTAATTATGTATTATACGGCGTAGCTATGACTGGTATTGGAATGCTTACTCTTACTGGAAACAACGTTGCAATGGATTCCTTTGGACCAATTTCAGATAATGCAAATGGAATTGGAGAGCTTGCAGGTCTTGATGAAAATGCAAGAAAGGTTATGGACCATCTCGATGCAACAGGTAATACTACAAAAGCCATAACTAAAGGTGTTGCTATTGGATCAGCTGTTATTGCCGCGGTATCCCTTTTTGGTTCTTTCCTAACAGATGTAACTAAGATTCAAGCTCAAATGAAGATAGATGAAGTATTAAGGCTGGCTTCTACAGGTATTCGTGTTTCAGAGCCTAAGGTATTTATAGGTGTTTTAATAGGTGCATGTATTCCTTGGCTCTTTTCTTCACTTATCATAAATGCAGTAACTCGTGCTGCATCAAAGATTGTTGAGGAAGTTAGAAGACAATTTAAAATACCAGGACTTATGGAGAGAAAGGTTAAGCCAGATTATCAGAAGGCTGTTGATATATGTACCGTTGCAGCTCAGAGAGAACTTATAGGACTTGCTCTTGTGGGTATTTTGACTCCTCTAGTTGTAGGTATTTTACTTGGTGTAGAATCTCTTGGAGGCTTTCTTGCAGGAGTAATTGTTTCAGGACAGCTTCTTGCAGTGTTTATGTCCAATGCAGGTGGTTCCTGGGATAATGCTAAGAAGACAATAGAAGATGGACTTTATGGTGGAAAGGGTTCTGAGGCTCACAAGGCTGCGGTTGTAGGGGATACAGTAGGCGATCCTCTAAAGGATACTGCTGGTCCAGCATTAAATCCTATGATAAAGGTAATGAATCTTGTATCCTTGCTTGCAGCTCCAGTACTTGTACAGTATAAAGCAACTGATTTTGGTATGATAACTACTTTGATTATTTGTTCAGTAGTGGTTGTTGTTTCTGTATTATACTCTAAGCATGGAGGATTTACATTCTTAAAAGGTGCTTCTAATACAAAATCAAAATCAGCGGATATGTAA
- a CDS encoding DUF2087 domain-containing protein produces the protein MNENNKELFWDAATEEIKKGYTESEECYKCIICEEEFIKGRIYQVESMLYDSRKAVELHILEKHSSTLEYLLGMNPTFTGLTEIQRELLVLIASGLTDKEIAIKLGVAQSTIRNHRFKLREKEKQARLFLAMMELISENTQKKVNILDKDILRDAHKTATTIDDRYNITDKERESTIKNYMDESGAIKTFPAKEKKKIIILSEVVKNFSKGKKYSEREINRILQRIFEDYATIRRAMVEYGFIERSNDCSSYWVKE, from the coding sequence ATGAATGAGAACAATAAAGAATTATTTTGGGATGCAGCTACTGAAGAAATAAAAAAAGGGTATACTGAATCAGAAGAATGCTACAAATGTATAATTTGTGAGGAAGAATTTATAAAAGGAAGAATATATCAGGTGGAATCTATGCTTTATGATTCAAGAAAGGCTGTTGAACTTCATATATTAGAAAAGCATAGCTCAACCTTAGAATATTTATTAGGTATGAATCCTACCTTTACGGGGTTAACAGAGATTCAAAGAGAACTGTTAGTACTAATAGCTTCTGGATTAACTGATAAGGAGATTGCAATAAAGCTTGGAGTAGCACAATCTACCATAAGAAATCACCGCTTTAAATTACGAGAGAAGGAAAAGCAGGCAAGATTATTTTTAGCCATGATGGAATTAATATCAGAAAATACACAGAAGAAAGTAAATATATTAGATAAGGATATTCTTCGTGATGCACATAAGACAGCAACTACGATAGATGATAGATATAATATTACTGATAAGGAAAGAGAAAGTACAATCAAAAATTATATGGATGAAAGTGGAGCTATAAAAACATTTCCTGCTAAGGAAAAGAAGAAAATAATAATTTTGTCAGAAGTAGTTAAGAATTTTTCTAAAGGAAAGAAGTACTCTGAAAGAGAGATAAACAGAATCTTGCAAAGGATATTTGAGGATTATGCTACAATTAGAAGGGCCATGGTAGAGTATGGCTTTATTGAAAGGTCTAATGATTGCAGCAGTTACTGGGTAAAAGAGTGA
- a CDS encoding CD3324 family protein yields MKYVKAHDVLPEEIVKILQEYIDGEYLYVPRKNENHKAWGEKSGIKNSLKVRNSEIYKKYLNGAAIYKLTQEYYLSEKSIRRIIGQQKLICSQSLQNHLID; encoded by the coding sequence ATGAAGTATGTGAAGGCACATGATGTGTTACCAGAGGAAATTGTTAAAATACTACAAGAATATATAGACGGAGAATATCTTTATGTACCCAGAAAAAATGAAAATCATAAAGCCTGGGGAGAAAAGAGCGGTATAAAGAATAGTCTTAAGGTAAGAAATAGTGAAATTTATAAAAAGTACCTTAATGGAGCTGCTATTTATAAACTAACTCAAGAGTATTACCTGTCAGAAAAAAGTATACGTAGAATAATAGGACAACAAAAACTTATATGCTCACAATCATTACAGAATCATTTAATAGATTGA
- a CDS encoding FusB/FusC family EF-G-binding protein, with amino-acid sequence MDAFIKKYQYNYIKKCLHDLNTTYGTCADKNIIEANKSYICDKILYLFTDLSEEQKELLDISKITEASHIDKYLSDLSKYVYEMPPVTSTQLSKLFKKEKKLKLPNLDDEDSKNVYLGWVDTATNKLFVAYNLDDKLIGMACRITSQGSKNTRMCTLCNRIAGENEVAFVSPICKTTNASEGAYRSIGFNICLDSKTCNERIASVEKLEKILKNVNNIK; translated from the coding sequence ATGGATGCTTTTATAAAAAAATATCAATATAACTATATAAAAAAATGCTTACATGATTTAAATACTACTTATGGAACTTGTGCAGATAAAAATATTATTGAAGCTAATAAATCATATATATGTGATAAAATATTATACCTTTTCACTGATTTATCAGAGGAACAAAAGGAGCTCCTTGATATTAGTAAAATAACTGAAGCATCGCACATTGATAAGTATTTATCTGACTTAAGTAAATATGTATACGAAATGCCACCCGTTACCAGCACACAACTTAGTAAATTGTTTAAGAAGGAAAAGAAGCTTAAATTACCAAACTTAGATGATGAAGATTCAAAAAATGTATATTTAGGATGGGTTGATACAGCTACTAATAAATTATTTGTAGCTTATAACCTAGATGATAAACTTATAGGTATGGCTTGCAGGATTACAAGTCAAGGTTCTAAAAACACTCGCATGTGTACCCTTTGCAATCGTATAGCAGGAGAAAATGAAGTAGCCTTTGTTTCTCCTATCTGTAAAACAACTAATGCTTCAGAAGGTGCATACAGGTCAATAGGCTTTAATATTTGTTTAGATAGCAAAACCTGTAATGAGCGTATTGCATCTGTGGAAAAGCTTGAAAAAATATTAAAGAATGTGAACAATATAAAGTGA
- a CDS encoding nitroreductase family protein: MNKTIEVIENLKTVRKFSDKSIPEEHLSLILKSCVNAATASARQTYSIIVVDDKEVMKKIGYVGNKMLLFCVDFNRVIDAAEYLGFQYKNEVSIVDFITGSTDTILAAQTAAIAAKSLGIDSFFSNCVHRGNINRIYELLNLPQKYCFPIIALMLGYSDEKKSKLTKKGRLSGPGIIHPSKYQRLNSEELEKIVLEYDSEDKHFLSLIDGWRENGYNHYLEYFYEKWCGCLRLDEENHQQTKSNNQYEEVERMLMNTVFLSDRMNS; this comes from the coding sequence ATGAATAAAACTATAGAAGTAATAGAAAATCTTAAAACAGTTAGAAAGTTTTCGGATAAAAGTATTCCAGAAGAACATTTATCACTTATATTAAAATCATGTGTAAATGCAGCTACAGCATCAGCTAGACAAACTTATTCGATTATAGTTGTAGATGATAAAGAAGTTATGAAAAAGATAGGATATGTTGGAAACAAAATGCTTCTCTTTTGTGTTGACTTTAATAGAGTAATTGATGCTGCTGAATATTTAGGGTTTCAATATAAAAATGAAGTATCCATTGTAGACTTTATAACAGGCAGCACGGATACAATTCTTGCTGCACAAACTGCTGCTATTGCTGCAAAATCGCTTGGAATTGATTCTTTTTTCAGTAATTGTGTGCACAGAGGAAATATTAATAGAATATATGAACTTCTAAATTTGCCACAAAAATATTGTTTCCCAATAATTGCATTGATGCTTGGTTATTCAGATGAGAAAAAATCAAAATTAACAAAGAAAGGTCGATTAAGTGGTCCGGGAATAATACATCCTAGTAAATACCAAAGGTTGAATAGTGAAGAATTAGAAAAAATAGTTTTAGAGTATGATAGTGAAGATAAACACTTTTTGTCCTTAATTGATGGTTGGAGAGAAAATGGATATAATCACTATCTAGAATATTTTTATGAAAAATGGTGTGGATGTCTAAGGTTAGATGAAGAAAATCATCAGCAAACAAAATCTAATAATCAATATGAGGAAGTTGAAAGAATGTTAATGAACACTGTGTTTTTATCAGATAGGATGAATTCATAA
- a CDS encoding MarR family winged helix-turn-helix transcriptional regulator has protein sequence MNKYLAISKISNIRSKVFDYIECELKRRGIEGLVVSHGNILDILYDNNGKLTMKEISKGINRSKSTVTQLVDKLLKDGYVTKESNPEDKRFSYIVLTEKGLNIKKDFREISDDVIREFFKDFKEEEAETFLLLLDRVINNFTR, from the coding sequence ATGAATAAATATTTGGCTATATCCAAAATTTCAAATATAAGAAGTAAAGTCTTTGATTACATTGAGTGTGAACTTAAAAGACGCGGCATTGAAGGCCTTGTTGTATCACATGGTAATATATTAGATATACTTTATGATAACAATGGAAAATTAACGATGAAAGAAATAAGCAAAGGAATCAATCGTTCAAAGTCTACAGTTACTCAGTTAGTAGATAAATTATTGAAAGATGGATATGTTACTAAAGAATCAAACCCAGAAGATAAGAGATTCTCCTATATAGTTTTAACTGAAAAAGGGTTAAACATAAAAAAAGATTTCAGAGAAATTTCAGATGATGTAATAAGAGAATTTTTTAAAGATTTTAAAGAAGAGGAAGCTGAAACTTTTCTTTTGTTATTAGATCGGGTAATAAATAATTTTACTCGATAA
- a CDS encoding flavodoxin family protein: MKVIAINGSAKKDGNTSIIIEAIFSELKKAGIETETISLANNKISGCVGCGNCFKSKDNKCIFNNDIVNECIEKMIEADGIILASPVYFADVTANMKALLERIGMVSSANGNLFKHKAGASVVAVRRGAATRAFDTMNYFLHYNQMYLVGGTYWNMVYGKEVGEVLNDTEGMKNMESIGENMTWLLTKINA; encoded by the coding sequence ATGAAAGTTATAGCTATTAACGGAAGTGCAAAGAAGGATGGAAATACTTCTATAATTATAGAAGCCATATTTAGTGAGTTAAAAAAGGCAGGTATAGAAACTGAAACTATTAGTCTAGCTAATAATAAAATAAGTGGATGTGTGGGTTGTGGAAATTGCTTTAAAAGCAAGGATAATAAATGTATTTTTAATAACGATATTGTAAATGAATGTATAGAGAAAATGATTGAAGCAGACGGTATTATTTTGGCTTCTCCAGTATATTTTGCAGATGTTACAGCAAATATGAAAGCTTTATTAGAAAGGATTGGTATGGTATCTAGTGCTAATGGCAATCTTTTCAAACATAAAGCAGGTGCTTCTGTAGTAGCTGTTCGTAGAGGTGCAGCAACACGAGCCTTTGATACTATGAATTATTTCTTACACTATAATCAAATGTACTTAGTTGGCGGCACCTATTGGAATATGGTGTATGGAAAAGAAGTTGGGGAAGTGCTTAATGATACTGAAGGTATGAAAAATATGGAGTCTATTGGTGAAAACATGACTTGGCTTTTAACAAAAATAAATGCTTAG